The following coding sequences lie in one Anoplolepis gracilipes chromosome 4, ASM4749672v1, whole genome shotgun sequence genomic window:
- the LOC140665492 gene encoding pancreatic triacylglycerol lipase-like, whose translation MLMSIVYLYFLLFLVTRIMCKENMCRCNVPDSDFAADVNLIYYKCNNETPATISYPITAPEELLKVLEDKQTIFYIFGYLQFPEEENVQLIMDALCYERTDNVVLLDWSKHSKGIYNKAFQNGEKVGSLFAQSLQLLVNNGLDVSKIYIVAHSLGAHIAGFAGKCNDFVIPRITGLDPANPLFYPRGCYLTSEDAAWVDIIHTDMGGYGTPPYQGTAQYFQNGGVRPQPGCKLISIPLSLTDLCSHQKSVNLYAESKRHPTKFVATRCASYIDYILNNCKDSLQTYVGYGASNIRGLFYFKTEVL comes from the exons atgTTAATGTCTATTGTATATCTTTACTTTCTCTTATTTCTCGTGACAAGAATAATGTGCAAAGAAAATATGTGTCGCT GTAATGTGCCGGATTCAGATTTTGCGGCTGATGTTAatctcatttattataaatg CAATAATGAAACCCCTGCAACGATCTCTTACCCGATCACAGCACCAGAAGAGTTGTTAAAAGTGTTAGAAGATAAGCAGACAATCTTTTACATCTTTGGATATTTACAATTTCCGGAAGAGGAAAATGTCCAGTTAATTATGGATG CACTCTGTTATGAAAGAACGGACAATGTTGTATTACTCGATTGGAGTAAACATTCTAAGGGCATTTACAATAAAGCTTTTCAAAATGGCGAAAAAGTAGGCAGTTTGTTCGCTCAAAGTCTACAGTTGCTTGTAAATAACGGCCTCGATGTATCGAAGATTTATATTGTCGCGCACTCCTTAGGAGCTCACATAGCTGGTTTTGCTGGTAAATGCAACGATTTTGTTATACCTCGCATCACAG gATTGGATCCTGCAAATCCTTTGTTCTATCCTCGCGGATGCTATCTTACGTCCGAAGATGCGGCATGGGTCGATATCATTCATACGGATATGGGAGGATATGGTACTCCTCCATATCAAGGAACAGCGCAGTATTTCCAAAACGGTGGTGTTCGCCCTCAGCCTGgttgtaaattaattagtatacCATTATCCCTGACCG ATCTTTGCAGTCATCAAAAATCAGTCAACTTGTATGCAGAATCAAAACGGCATCCTACAAAATTTGTTGCGACACGGTGTGCttcttatattgattatatactaAATAACTGCAAAGACAGTCTACAGACTTATGTTGGATATGGTGCATCGAATAT ACgtggattattttattttaaaacagaagtattataa